The following proteins are co-located in the Bacillus pumilus genome:
- a CDS encoding YjzD family protein, with protein MHYIITLIWTFLLTHMAGYIVASMNGAAYDFTLTSILAIVFTVILFIFAEVSPMKETESSTKHS; from the coding sequence ATGCATTATATTATCACCCTCATTTGGACTTTTCTGCTGACACATATGGCTGGTTACATCGTTGCATCAATGAATGGAGCTGCTTATGATTTTACTTTGACTTCCATTCTTGCCATTGTGTTTACGGTTATTTTATTCATCTTTGCTGAAGTAAGTCCAATGAAAGAAACGGAAAGTTCAACAAAACACTCTTAA
- a CDS encoding nad binding enzyme, whose product METGLIIGADEFFGLTLCEYMIKEGIQVDITCPQEYTEKQKMLLEERMMWLGRNDLVCVIDLQDGKETYDLIFIQSEEPHERETDIKAKHGMYRILFEEPEDKLSKQNVPAVILPRMFGPWTLDEERRTKNDHSVFVEDVAKELLKWASSTNQRQDMTHQLKVESQTDDKQAEEMIADWKRQNSTFFDKKQE is encoded by the coding sequence ATGGAAACAGGACTGATCATAGGTGCAGATGAATTTTTTGGCCTGACACTTTGTGAATATATGATAAAAGAGGGCATTCAAGTGGATATCACGTGTCCTCAAGAGTATACAGAAAAACAAAAGATGCTATTAGAAGAGCGGATGATGTGGCTCGGCCGGAATGACCTCGTCTGTGTCATTGACCTTCAGGATGGCAAAGAGACGTATGACCTGATCTTTATTCAATCAGAGGAACCACATGAAAGAGAGACAGACATCAAAGCGAAACATGGCATGTACCGGATACTGTTCGAAGAACCCGAAGACAAACTGTCCAAACAGAATGTGCCAGCTGTTATTCTTCCTCGCATGTTTGGACCATGGACACTCGATGAAGAAAGAAGAACAAAGAATGACCACTCAGTTTTTGTAGAAGATGTCGCAAAGGAACTTTTGAAGTGGGCGTCGAGCACCAACCAAAGACAGGATATGACGCATCAATTGAAGGTAGAAAGCCAAACAGATGACAAACAAGCAGAAGAAATGATCGCAGATTGGAAAAGACAAAACTCAACATTTTTCGACAAAAAGCAAGAATGA
- a CDS encoding BMP family ABC transporter substrate-binding protein — MKYQRLVMIFSFLLLLSACSQAPLKGHIEKVGLLVPDTINDQVWGTKGYKGLLSIQSTFGVDVYYKEGMVDKEKIVDAIEEFHKKGVNLIIGHGNEYSEIFNLISEDYPKTQFITVNGSKPQADNVTNVTFKGEAMGFFGGMTAAHMSKTKKIGILATYDWQSEVDGFIKGAKYQDEHVQVLAEFVENWDDADKAVDLYQKLKKQGVDVVYPAGDGYNIPVIEQIKADNLSAIGYVTDQSNLGSHTVLTSTVQHVDKAYSIIAKKFNEGKLNEQDEYSFDFKEGVIEMGKFSSTIDRAFVKDIESDIAYYKKTGKLPNEK, encoded by the coding sequence ATGAAGTACCAACGGCTTGTCATGATCTTTTCGTTCCTTCTCCTATTATCTGCCTGCTCGCAGGCGCCTTTAAAAGGACATATTGAGAAGGTGGGTTTACTCGTCCCCGATACGATCAATGATCAAGTTTGGGGAACGAAAGGTTATAAAGGCTTACTAAGTATTCAATCGACATTTGGTGTAGATGTTTATTATAAGGAAGGAATGGTCGACAAGGAGAAAATCGTTGATGCCATTGAAGAATTCCATAAAAAAGGAGTCAATTTGATCATTGGCCATGGCAATGAATACAGCGAAATTTTTAACTTGATCAGTGAAGATTATCCCAAAACACAATTTATTACGGTCAATGGATCCAAGCCTCAGGCAGACAATGTCACAAACGTGACGTTTAAAGGAGAAGCCATGGGCTTTTTCGGAGGCATGACAGCAGCGCATATGTCAAAAACCAAAAAGATTGGTATTCTTGCTACATACGATTGGCAAAGCGAAGTAGACGGCTTTATCAAAGGCGCAAAATATCAAGATGAACATGTGCAAGTGCTAGCGGAATTTGTCGAAAACTGGGACGATGCTGACAAAGCTGTGGATCTGTATCAAAAATTGAAAAAACAAGGCGTAGATGTTGTGTATCCAGCAGGTGATGGTTATAATATCCCTGTCATTGAACAAATCAAAGCCGATAATTTATCAGCTATCGGGTATGTCACCGATCAATCCAACCTCGGAAGTCATACCGTCTTAACGAGCACAGTACAGCATGTCGATAAAGCGTATAGTATCATTGCGAAGAAGTTTAATGAAGGCAAGCTAAACGAACAAGATGAGTACTCCTTTGACTTTAAAGAAGGAGTGATCGAAATGGGGAAATTTAGCTCAACCATTGACCGCGCTTTTGTGAAAGACATTGAGAGTGATATTGCGTATTACAAAAAAACAGGCAAACTGCCAAATGAAAAGTGA
- a CDS encoding ComZ family protein → MQHEKSMEFLQIAMKYFPQAKEELDKAGIQLEPEALQPLLSLFTSVMQEAYELGKADAESEKATQ, encoded by the coding sequence ATGCAGCACGAAAAATCGATGGAGTTTTTACAAATTGCCATGAAGTATTTCCCGCAGGCAAAAGAAGAATTAGATAAAGCGGGGATTCAGCTTGAGCCTGAAGCTCTTCAGCCGCTTCTATCATTATTTACATCGGTCATGCAAGAGGCGTATGAGCTTGGAAAAGCAGATGCAGAATCAGAAAAAGCCACACAATAG
- a CDS encoding beta-ketoacyl-ACP synthase III — protein sequence MNAGIIGLGRYIPEKVLTNHDLEKMVETSDEWIRTRTGIEERRIASDDVNTSHMALAAAKKALADADVAAEDIDMILVATVTPDQAFPTVACMIQEQLGAHKACAMDISAACAGFMYGLVTGKQFIESGTFKHVLVVGVEKLSRITDWDDRNTAVLFGDGAGAAVLGSVSEGKGILSFELGADGTGGKHLYLDEKDHTIMNGREVFKFAVRQMGESSVNVIEKAGLSKEDVDFLIPHQANIRIMEAARERLELPVEKMSKTVHKYGNTSAASIPISLCEEIEAGKIHDGDVIVMVGFGGGLTWGAIAMRWGR from the coding sequence ATGAATGCTGGAATTATTGGCCTTGGCCGCTATATACCTGAAAAAGTATTAACAAATCATGATTTAGAAAAAATGGTTGAAACTTCTGACGAGTGGATTCGTACTAGAACAGGTATAGAAGAAAGAAGAATTGCATCTGATGATGTCAATACATCACATATGGCGCTTGCTGCTGCAAAAAAAGCATTAGCTGACGCAGATGTGGCTGCAGAAGATATTGATATGATTCTTGTGGCGACAGTCACGCCAGATCAAGCATTTCCGACAGTCGCTTGTATGATTCAAGAACAGCTCGGTGCACATAAAGCATGTGCAATGGATATTAGTGCTGCTTGTGCTGGCTTTATGTATGGGCTTGTTACTGGAAAACAATTTATCGAATCAGGAACTTTCAAGCACGTGCTTGTCGTTGGCGTTGAAAAGCTTTCTCGCATTACCGACTGGGATGACCGCAATACAGCTGTTTTGTTTGGAGATGGAGCAGGTGCTGCTGTGTTAGGATCAGTCAGCGAAGGTAAAGGAATTCTATCATTTGAGCTTGGAGCCGATGGAACCGGCGGGAAGCACTTGTACTTAGATGAAAAAGATCATACAATCATGAATGGACGAGAAGTATTTAAATTTGCTGTAAGACAAATGGGCGAGTCAAGTGTAAACGTCATCGAAAAAGCTGGACTATCGAAAGAAGACGTTGATTTCTTGATCCCGCATCAAGCAAATATTCGCATTATGGAAGCAGCACGCGAACGCTTAGAACTGCCAGTCGAAAAAATGTCGAAGACTGTCCATAAATATGGAAACACATCAGCAGCATCCATTCCAATTTCACTATGTGAAGAAATCGAAGCCGGAAAAATTCATGACGGTGATGTGATTGTAATGGTTGGTTTTGGTGGCGGATTAACGTGGGGCGCAATCGCTATGCGATGGGGCCGATAA
- the fabF gene encoding beta-ketoacyl-ACP synthase II: MDKKRVVVTGLGALTPLGNDVESTWKNAVAGVSGVGPITRVDSSEYTAKVAAELKDFNIEDYMEKKEARKMARFTQYAVVAAQKALEDSRLEITDEIAPRVGVWVGSGIGGLETFEEQFEVYSNKGARRVSPFFVPMMIPDMATGQISIALGAKGVNSCTVTACATGTNSIGDAFKVIQRGDADAMITGGTEAPLTKMSFAGFCANKALSTNPDPDTASRPFDKNRDGFVMGEGAGVIILEELEHALKRGATIYAEIVGYGSTGDAYHITAPAPNGEGGVRAMKEAIRDAGLTVEEIDYINAHGTSTPYNDKFETMAIKEVFGEHANQLAISSTKSMTGHLLGAAGGVEAIFSVLAIKDSVIPPTINLETPDEECDLDYVANEARSKEVQVALSNSLGFGGHNATIIFKKYEA; the protein is encoded by the coding sequence ATGGATAAAAAGCGAGTAGTTGTTACAGGATTAGGTGCTTTGACACCTCTTGGCAACGATGTAGAGTCAACATGGAAAAATGCTGTAGCAGGTGTATCAGGTGTTGGACCGATCACACGTGTCGATTCAAGTGAATATACCGCAAAAGTAGCTGCAGAACTAAAAGATTTTAACATCGAAGATTACATGGAGAAAAAAGAAGCGAGAAAAATGGCGCGCTTCACTCAATATGCAGTTGTTGCTGCTCAAAAGGCTTTAGAAGATTCACGCCTTGAAATCACAGATGAAATCGCACCGCGTGTTGGTGTATGGGTTGGGTCTGGTATTGGCGGACTTGAAACATTTGAAGAGCAGTTTGAAGTGTATTCAAATAAAGGGGCAAGACGTGTAAGCCCATTCTTTGTCCCAATGATGATTCCAGATATGGCGACAGGACAAATTTCAATTGCACTTGGCGCAAAAGGAGTTAACTCTTGTACAGTCACAGCATGTGCAACAGGTACAAACTCAATTGGTGATGCATTTAAAGTCATTCAGCGCGGAGATGCTGATGCCATGATCACAGGCGGAACAGAAGCGCCGTTAACAAAAATGTCGTTTGCAGGTTTCTGTGCGAACAAAGCCCTTTCGACAAATCCTGATCCAGACACAGCAAGCCGTCCATTTGATAAAAACCGTGACGGATTTGTCATGGGTGAGGGCGCTGGGGTTATTATTCTTGAAGAACTAGAGCATGCGTTAAAACGTGGTGCGACCATTTATGCAGAAATCGTTGGATACGGTTCGACTGGTGATGCATACCATATTACAGCTCCTGCTCCAAACGGAGAAGGCGGCGTCCGCGCGATGAAAGAAGCGATTCGAGATGCAGGTTTGACTGTGGAAGAAATTGATTATATCAATGCCCACGGAACAAGCACACCTTACAATGATAAATTTGAAACAATGGCCATTAAAGAAGTGTTCGGAGAGCATGCGAATCAGCTTGCGATCAGTTCGACAAAATCAATGACAGGTCACTTACTTGGCGCAGCAGGCGGAGTAGAAGCGATTTTCTCTGTTCTTGCGATTAAAGACAGCGTCATTCCTCCAACGATTAACCTTGAAACACCGGATGAAGAATGTGACCTTGACTATGTAGCAAATGAAGCACGTTCAAAAGAAGTTCAAGTTGCTTTGAGTAACTCACTCGGTTTTGGCGGGCATAATGCGACAATTATCTTCAAAAAATACGAAGCGTAA
- a CDS encoding DUF2268 domain-containing protein: protein MGLINTQYLIHQSSSFQELAARFVPYFKGAAEKEWSSILSHLQHHGMVRSWNPCQEMIDKLKEKGYFKLVMKEYKKLQKQWGGPDVPVFILPVNESSKEIREQFYYQSGMAFDDKVFLFLSPNTPKERIGTLLTHEYHHVCRLHFLTKEEKDFTFLDTIMMEGLAEYAVYHRYGESFTAKWTTLYDEAQLQRMYKKWVSSHLHKKVQDDERLIQNLLYGKGNYPKMLGYATGFYIVKKYFSEHRMSEESMIAEPAETFLKAIES from the coding sequence ATGGGTCTGATTAATACACAATATCTCATCCATCAATCATCATCATTTCAGGAGCTTGCGGCGCGCTTTGTCCCTTATTTTAAAGGAGCAGCAGAAAAGGAATGGTCCTCTATTCTCTCCCATTTACAGCATCACGGGATGGTGCGGTCTTGGAACCCATGCCAGGAAATGATCGACAAGCTCAAAGAAAAAGGGTACTTTAAGCTCGTCATGAAAGAATACAAAAAGCTGCAAAAACAGTGGGGAGGCCCTGACGTCCCTGTGTTTATTTTACCTGTAAATGAGAGCAGTAAAGAAATCAGAGAGCAATTTTATTATCAATCCGGCATGGCATTTGACGACAAGGTTTTTCTCTTTTTATCGCCAAACACCCCAAAAGAGCGTATCGGTACATTGCTGACACATGAATATCACCATGTATGCAGGTTGCATTTTCTCACGAAAGAAGAAAAAGATTTTACATTCCTTGATACAATCATGATGGAAGGGCTGGCTGAATATGCTGTGTATCATAGATACGGAGAAAGCTTTACAGCCAAATGGACTACATTATATGACGAAGCGCAGCTTCAGCGCATGTACAAGAAATGGGTATCCAGTCACCTTCATAAGAAAGTCCAGGACGACGAAAGACTGATACAGAATCTCCTTTATGGAAAAGGGAACTACCCCAAAATGCTTGGTTACGCCACTGGGTTTTATATCGTGAAAAAGTATTTCAGTGAGCATCGAATGAGCGAGGAGTCTATGATTGCAGAGCCAGCCGAAACCTTTTTAAAAGCGATAGAATCATAA
- a CDS encoding ABC transporter ATP-binding protein encodes MSVLLEVQNLKTYFFRKKEPIPAVDGVDFSINRGETVALVGESGSGKSITSLSIMGLINGTGGKIMDGSIKLDGKDLVTYGEKELCSIRGNDVSMIFQEPMTSLNPVLTIGEQITEILIYHKKISKKEATRKAIDLLKLVGFSRPEQIIKDYPHRLSGGMRQRVMIAIALSCDPKLLIADEPTTALDVTIQAQVLTLMKDLCATFGTSILLITHDLGVVSEVADRVIVMYCGQVVENGTVEELFDEPLHPYTEGLLESIPVIDGEIQPLTAIKGNVPAPDQLPAGCRFAPRCPKVKDRCMGELPKLKTLENGRSVRCFLYEEASQT; translated from the coding sequence ATGAGCGTACTACTTGAAGTGCAAAACTTAAAAACATATTTTTTTCGAAAAAAGGAACCGATACCTGCTGTTGATGGTGTCGATTTTAGCATCAACAGAGGAGAAACTGTCGCATTAGTCGGTGAGTCTGGATCTGGCAAAAGCATTACGTCCTTATCCATTATGGGTCTGATCAATGGGACTGGTGGAAAAATCATGGACGGTTCCATCAAGCTTGATGGAAAAGACCTTGTTACATATGGTGAAAAGGAATTATGCAGTATTCGCGGTAATGATGTATCCATGATCTTTCAGGAACCCATGACCTCACTTAATCCAGTCTTAACCATCGGGGAACAAATAACAGAAATCCTCATCTATCACAAAAAAATTTCAAAAAAAGAAGCCACCAGAAAAGCGATTGACCTGCTGAAGCTTGTTGGTTTTTCTCGCCCAGAACAAATCATCAAAGATTATCCGCACCGTTTATCCGGCGGCATGCGGCAACGAGTTATGATTGCCATTGCGTTAAGCTGTGATCCGAAGCTTCTCATTGCAGATGAACCAACAACCGCTCTAGATGTCACCATTCAAGCGCAGGTGCTCACCTTGATGAAAGATTTATGTGCAACATTTGGTACATCGATTCTCCTCATAACACACGATTTAGGTGTTGTGTCTGAAGTGGCAGATCGAGTGATTGTCATGTACTGCGGACAGGTAGTTGAAAATGGAACCGTCGAGGAATTGTTTGATGAGCCGCTTCATCCTTACACAGAAGGACTGCTTGAATCGATTCCTGTCATTGATGGAGAGATTCAGCCATTAACGGCGATAAAAGGAAATGTCCCTGCGCCAGATCAGCTTCCGGCTGGCTGCCGCTTTGCTCCTAGATGCCCGAAAGTCAAAGATCGCTGCATGGGGGAATTGCCAAAGCTGAAAACATTAGAAAATGGCAGAAGCGTCAGGTGTTTCTTATATGAGGAGGCAAGCCAAACATGA
- a CDS encoding ABC transporter ATP-binding protein has product MTDLPEKETILELKNIQKHFPIKAGILQKKVGAVKAVDGIDLKIYKGETLGIVGESGCGKSTLGRTMIRLYQPTEGQILFKGQDISHISESKLRQSTRKNIQMVFQDPFASLNPRKTLRSIIKEPYKTHHLYSLKERNEKVEQLLSKVGLHPSFANRYPHEFSGGQRQRIGIARALAMNPEMIIADEPVSALDVSIQAQVINLMEELQEEFDLTYLFISHDLSVVRHISDRVGVMYLGKMMELADKHSLYDEPLHPYTQALLSSVPITRKKGQVKRERIMLQGDLPNPANPPKGCVFHTRCPHAKEICKEKAPAFQELRTNHFVACHLYDA; this is encoded by the coding sequence ATGACAGATCTTCCAGAGAAAGAAACCATTCTTGAACTGAAAAATATTCAAAAGCACTTTCCAATTAAAGCGGGAATTTTGCAGAAGAAAGTAGGTGCGGTCAAAGCTGTTGACGGCATAGACCTCAAGATTTATAAAGGTGAAACGTTAGGCATTGTCGGGGAGTCAGGATGCGGTAAATCGACATTAGGACGGACAATGATTCGCTTATATCAACCAACAGAAGGACAAATTCTATTTAAAGGGCAAGATATCTCTCACATATCTGAATCAAAACTAAGACAATCTACAAGAAAAAACATCCAAATGGTTTTTCAGGATCCCTTTGCATCACTCAACCCTAGAAAAACACTTCGAAGCATCATCAAAGAACCCTACAAAACACATCATTTATACTCCTTAAAAGAAAGGAATGAAAAAGTAGAACAGCTTTTATCAAAGGTAGGTCTTCATCCAAGCTTTGCGAATCGCTACCCGCATGAGTTTTCTGGTGGACAGAGGCAGCGGATCGGCATCGCTCGTGCGCTTGCCATGAATCCCGAGATGATCATAGCAGATGAGCCTGTTTCAGCACTCGACGTATCCATTCAGGCTCAGGTCATTAATCTGATGGAGGAGCTTCAGGAAGAATTTGACCTGACCTATCTATTTATCTCTCACGACCTAAGTGTGGTCAGGCACATTAGTGATAGAGTAGGCGTCATGTATCTCGGCAAAATGATGGAGCTTGCCGATAAGCACAGTCTGTACGATGAACCGCTCCATCCGTATACTCAAGCACTGCTTTCTTCTGTTCCGATCACCCGTAAAAAAGGTCAGGTGAAGAGAGAACGGATTATGCTGCAAGGTGATCTACCAAACCCTGCGAATCCGCCAAAAGGCTGCGTGTTTCACACAAGATGCCCGCATGCGAAAGAAATCTGTAAAGAAAAAGCACCAGCATTTCAGGAATTAAGAACGAACCACTTTGTTGCCTGCCATCTCTACGACGCTTAA
- a CDS encoding peptide-binding protein, protein MKGRNQKSILVSLLLIFTLILAACSGGNKTSGESEKKSTGKPVQGGDLVIGSIAEPTLFNSLYSTDVASSDIEERIYSFLLQTDGKLNPQLSLAEDIKESDDGKQFDVTIRKGVKFHDGEELTADDVVFTYSIPINKDYNGERGSGFEVLDSVKKTGDYSIEFKLNKKDPYFYNVTLGSYGILPKHILGDVPVKDLGENEFNRKKPIGSGPFKFAEWKEGNYVKLEAFDDYWDGRPYLDTVTIKTIPDQNAAIAQLSAGDIDFFAVPGAELQTAEKVSNVKIESDLGLNYSYIGWNQKNDLFKSKKVRQALTHAIDRQTIVDQVLDGDGKVANIPESPLSWNYPKTENVPVFEFDQEKAKKMLKEEGWEDSDGDGYLDKDGKKFSFVLKTNQGNKVREDIAVVVQQQLKEIGVEAKPQIVEFSALIEQTTPPKWDYDALLLGWSLATFPDQFSIFHSSQSEKGLNNIWYKNEEVDQLLVDAKNLSDRKEYSKAYEKIYELIAEDQPYTFLYYANSHRAMPSNLQGYSYHPKDEYYKIEKWWIEQ, encoded by the coding sequence ATGAAAGGTAGAAATCAAAAATCCATTCTGGTCAGTTTACTGCTGATCTTTACACTGATACTTGCGGCTTGCTCTGGTGGAAATAAAACATCTGGAGAGAGTGAAAAGAAATCCACTGGTAAGCCTGTACAAGGCGGAGACCTTGTCATTGGTTCAATTGCAGAGCCTACGTTATTTAACTCGCTGTATTCAACAGATGTGGCAAGCTCTGATATTGAGGAAAGAATCTACAGCTTCTTACTTCAAACAGACGGAAAACTCAACCCGCAGCTATCGCTGGCAGAGGATATTAAAGAATCTGATGACGGCAAACAGTTTGATGTGACCATTAGAAAAGGTGTGAAGTTTCATGATGGTGAAGAACTGACTGCTGATGATGTTGTGTTTACATACAGCATTCCGATCAATAAGGACTACAACGGAGAGCGTGGATCAGGCTTTGAAGTATTAGATTCTGTCAAAAAGACAGGGGATTACTCTATTGAATTCAAGCTCAATAAAAAAGATCCGTATTTTTATAATGTCACACTAGGAAGCTATGGCATTTTGCCTAAGCATATTTTAGGTGATGTGCCTGTCAAGGATCTCGGCGAAAATGAATTTAACCGAAAAAAACCAATCGGTTCAGGTCCATTTAAATTTGCAGAGTGGAAAGAAGGAAACTATGTCAAACTAGAAGCCTTTGATGATTATTGGGATGGCCGTCCATACCTTGATACGGTCACCATTAAAACCATTCCTGATCAAAATGCAGCCATTGCCCAGCTATCAGCAGGTGATATTGATTTCTTTGCTGTACCGGGAGCAGAGCTGCAAACAGCTGAAAAAGTCAGCAACGTCAAAATTGAATCTGATCTAGGGCTCAATTATTCATATATTGGCTGGAACCAGAAAAATGATCTCTTCAAAAGTAAAAAGGTCCGCCAAGCTCTTACACATGCCATTGATCGTCAAACGATTGTCGATCAAGTGTTAGATGGAGACGGTAAAGTAGCCAACATTCCGGAAAGTCCGCTGTCATGGAACTACCCAAAGACTGAAAATGTCCCAGTGTTTGAATTTGACCAAGAAAAAGCGAAAAAGATGCTCAAAGAAGAGGGCTGGGAGGATTCAGATGGAGATGGCTATCTTGATAAGGATGGCAAAAAGTTCTCCTTTGTATTGAAGACGAACCAAGGAAACAAAGTGCGTGAAGATATCGCTGTCGTTGTACAGCAGCAGCTCAAAGAAATTGGCGTTGAAGCGAAGCCGCAAATTGTGGAGTTCAGTGCATTAATTGAACAGACCACACCGCCTAAGTGGGATTATGATGCTTTGTTGCTTGGCTGGAGCCTTGCAACATTCCCTGATCAGTTCAGCATCTTCCACTCAAGTCAGTCAGAAAAAGGCTTGAATAACATTTGGTATAAAAATGAAGAGGTCGATCAGCTGCTAGTTGATGCGAAGAACTTAAGCGATCGAAAAGAATATTCGAAGGCGTATGAAAAAATTTATGAGCTGATCGCAGAAGACCAGCCGTATACGTTCCTTTATTATGCCAACTCACATCGTGCAATGCCATCTAATCTCCAAGGCTATTCTTACCACCCAAAAGATGAGTATTACAAAATCGAAAAATGGTGGATTGAACAGTAG
- a CDS encoding ABC transporter permease encodes MVTYIIRRTLLSIPILFGITILSFAIMKAAPGDPMSLMMDPTISAADREAFIDKYGLNDPEYVQYMKWLGNMLQGDFGTSIVKKGTPVADLIFARLPNTLILMIFSTLVALIIAIPLGVLSAKRPYTKFDYGITVTSFIGLAIPNFWFGLILIMVLSVNLGWFPTGGVSTLNADFNVFDRLHHIILPAFVLATADMAGLTRYTRSSMLDVMRQDYIRTARAKGFRENKVIFKHGLRNGLMPVITIFGLMIPSFIGGAVVVEQIFTWPGLGKLFIDSAFSRDYPVIMAMTVISAVLVVVGNLIADILYAIVDPRIEY; translated from the coding sequence ATGGTTACATATATCATTAGAAGGACATTGCTTTCCATTCCCATCTTGTTTGGTATTACGATTTTGTCCTTTGCCATTATGAAAGCAGCACCAGGCGATCCGATGTCACTCATGATGGACCCTACCATTAGTGCCGCAGACCGGGAAGCCTTTATTGATAAGTACGGCTTGAACGATCCCGAATATGTGCAATATATGAAATGGCTTGGCAATATGCTACAAGGTGATTTTGGCACATCCATTGTAAAAAAGGGAACCCCCGTGGCTGATTTGATCTTTGCGCGGCTGCCAAATACCCTCATCCTCATGATTTTTTCTACATTAGTTGCCCTGATCATCGCCATCCCATTGGGTGTCCTTTCAGCAAAACGTCCGTATACAAAGTTTGACTATGGCATTACGGTTACATCATTTATCGGACTGGCTATTCCGAATTTTTGGTTTGGTCTGATCCTCATTATGGTGTTATCTGTGAATCTAGGGTGGTTCCCAACTGGTGGAGTCTCTACCTTGAATGCCGATTTTAATGTGTTTGACCGGCTTCATCACATCATTTTACCAGCCTTTGTTTTAGCAACTGCTGATATGGCAGGGCTCACGCGTTACACAAGGTCGAGTATGCTGGATGTCATGCGGCAGGATTACATTCGCACTGCACGAGCGAAAGGCTTCAGAGAAAACAAAGTCATCTTCAAGCATGGCTTAAGAAACGGTTTGATGCCTGTCATTACGATTTTTGGCCTCATGATTCCATCCTTTATTGGCGGCGCGGTCGTGGTGGAACAAATATTCACATGGCCCGGTCTTGGAAAGCTGTTCATCGATTCTGCCTTTTCAAGAGATTATCCGGTGATTATGGCGATGACCGTTATTTCCGCAGTGCTAGTGGTTGTTGGAAACTTAATAGCGGATATTTTATATGCGATCGTTGATCCGCGTATTGAGTATTAG
- the opp4C gene encoding oligopeptide ABC transporter permease, translating to MGTPPVDLKLKEGLPPKPETMLRLFCEKFFKNKLAVAGSVILLVIIFSAIFAPLIAPYAPEQQDLLKRLQPPSAEHFMGTDKFGRDIFSRVLYGARVSLLVGFVSVVGAITIGTVVGAVAGYFKGFVDSVLMRFVDVVLSIPDIFLLITLVTIFKPSIDKLILIFALTGWTTTARLIRSEFLSLRTREFVLAARTIGTKNHVIIFSHILPNCIGPIIVSATLKVGSVILAESTLSYLGFGIQPPTASWGNMLQDAQNFSIMVQAWWYPLFPGLLILLTVLCFNFLGDGLRDALDPKKLK from the coding sequence ATGGGAACACCACCTGTTGATCTCAAATTAAAGGAAGGCCTTCCGCCAAAACCTGAGACGATGCTGCGTTTATTTTGTGAGAAATTTTTCAAAAATAAATTGGCGGTTGCCGGCTCCGTTATTTTATTGGTGATCATCTTTTCGGCCATTTTTGCTCCATTGATCGCCCCTTACGCACCAGAGCAGCAAGATTTATTGAAGCGGCTCCAGCCGCCAAGTGCAGAGCATTTTATGGGAACTGACAAGTTTGGCCGCGATATTTTTTCAAGGGTGCTTTATGGAGCGCGTGTCTCTCTTTTAGTTGGCTTCGTCTCAGTGGTCGGAGCGATCACCATTGGCACCGTCGTTGGAGCGGTAGCAGGCTACTTTAAAGGATTTGTTGATTCTGTATTAATGAGGTTTGTTGATGTCGTGCTGTCTATTCCGGACATCTTTCTATTGATCACGCTAGTGACGATTTTCAAACCGAGCATTGATAAATTGATTTTGATCTTTGCTTTGACCGGCTGGACAACAACCGCCAGACTGATCCGCAGTGAATTCTTATCCCTGCGAACAAGGGAATTCGTATTGGCGGCAAGAACGATTGGAACGAAAAACCATGTCATCATCTTTTCGCATATTTTACCGAACTGTATCGGTCCTATCATCGTCTCTGCTACGTTGAAAGTAGGTTCCGTCATTTTAGCAGAATCGACGCTCAGCTATCTAGGGTTTGGCATTCAGCCGCCAACGGCGAGCTGGGGCAACATGCTGCAAGATGCACAAAATTTCTCGATTATGGTGCAGGCATGGTGGTATCCGCTTTTCCCAGGTTTACTGATCCTGCTCACCGTCCTATGCTTTAATTTCTTAGGAGATGGACTGAGAGATGCGCTTGACCCTAAAAAACTAAAGTAA